Part of the Labrenzia sp. PHM005 genome is shown below.
TTCGGCGTATGCTCGAGTCACCGTGCCCAGCGTTATGCCAAGTTGATAGGCAAGCTCGCGTTGCGGCGGCAGGCGGTCTCCTCGGGCCAAACTGCCCGCCAGAATATCCGCCTCCAGCGCATCGGCAATTGCCAGGTAAATCGGCCCAGAAGCCGTATCAATCGCAGGAACCCACATTGTCATGAGAACAATGTTATCATTGACCCATACATTTTTTCAAGTCAGTGGTTGTTTTGAGTACTTTGTATCGATTGTATCGAAATTGAATGAGTCCCTGATGGATATCGCCACCTTAACGGCCTTCGCCCTGTTTATCATCGTTATGACCGGCACGCCCGGCCCCGGAAACCTGACCTTCCTGGCCATTGGTGCCGCGGCTGGCTACCGTTCTGCATTCCCGGTTATTGTCGCATCACAAATCGGTTCGCTACCGCTAAAACTGAGTGTTGCGTATGGCCTTGGTCATGTGATGGCCAGTGGCGGGCCGATTGTATTGGCCTTCAAAGTCCTCAGCATGGCCTATATGACCTACCTTGCCTGGCGGATTGTGTCGTTGAGCGTAAAACCCAAAGGAGAAGTCTCTTTGCCCAGTTTCTGGGAGGGCCTTTTGATCCACCCGCTCAGTCCGAAGACTTGGGCCATGAACATGGTTGCCTTCACAACCTTTCTTGCTGGCAATGGTCTCAGCGTTCATGAAAATGCGATCATTCTGACCACCGGATTTGTACTCGGCGGGCTCGTGTTTCACTCTCTTTGGGCCCTGGCTGGGGTATCCATTCTGGCGATCGTCGGCGAAGGCCGTTTGATGCGGGCGATCACTGTGTTGATGGCCTTTACAATGCTCGCGGCGACCATTTGGGCGTTGATGCTGTAGTGTTCAGATCTTTGACTTGTCGGAGTCAACGGGAGCATAATCCAGTGTTACTCCGTCTGTCAGCTGAGGACTTAACTGCCTCGCGGACAGCTGGAGCATCTGAAGCCGATTGTTCGATATAGCAGAGACAATTCCAGTCGATTTTCAACGCTTCAAACGCCAAGTCCCGAAAAACTGCCAATTTATTGCGATCTGCACACATGCTCAAATACAGCTCTTCTGTCAGGTGTAGCTGAGGAACATTCAGTTGGGTCGCAAGCCTTGGTTCCAAACTCTTATTGCCGTTCCCGCAGTTTTTTTAACAGCGATAATGGCCACTGCAGACACTCGCACTCCAACGATCATTTTGGCGACAAACTACCCGCCGTTCGATATTGAGGAACCGGCAGATGGCCTGCACGGCTTTGATCATGAAGTCACAATGGAAGTCTTCAAACGCCAGAACGTAGATGCCAAAATCGTCTTTGTTCCGTGGTCACGCGCAGTCCATGAAACGGAAATCGGAAATCATCCCGGTTTGCTCACCTGCGCCCGCACCGAAGACCGGGCAAAACACTATCTTTTTAGCGACCCTATAAGCCAGGAAGCTTATGGAATATATTATCAAAACGGTTTTCCAGTAGATGAGATCATCGATATACCTGATCTTGCTGGCTA
Proteins encoded:
- a CDS encoding LysE family translocator, producing MDIATLTAFALFIIVMTGTPGPGNLTFLAIGAAAGYRSAFPVIVASQIGSLPLKLSVAYGLGHVMASGGPIVLAFKVLSMAYMTYLAWRIVSLSVKPKGEVSLPSFWEGLLIHPLSPKTWAMNMVAFTTFLAGNGLSVHENAIILTTGFVLGGLVFHSLWALAGVSILAIVGEGRLMRAITVLMAFTMLAATIWALML
- a CDS encoding ABC transporter substrate-binding protein; amino-acid sequence: MATADTRTPTIILATNYPPFDIEEPADGLHGFDHEVTMEVFKRQNVDAKIVFVPWSRAVHETEIGNHPGLLTCARTEDRAKHYLFSDPISQEAYGIYYQNGFPVDEIIDIPDLAGYSVASVLEYAPNATLTDNGAVLVDIPSDETGFKMLELSRVDFVYTGKAAGDYLIKQLGLRNKFAFKPFVVWDYHLCFSRKHPHSTELRQRFNTGLAAIKADQTYTRIHAKYR